One Deinococcus grandis DNA window includes the following coding sequences:
- a CDS encoding ATP-binding protein: protein MTRRRPNLQGRLVRLHLIVLCAMTALLVGVQTAQLYGEARERLGERALTASRIVAKLPVVVQGTARGTQDAALNTQVNVLREEAGADFIVVGNARGIRLAHPVPERLGKPMEGGDNAQPLAGQEVVSVARGSLGLSVRGKVPVWAGGVPGSRVVGVVSTGYLMPQVWHLVGSALISLLPWFVLALGLGTVGAVWAARRLRAEILNLEPEQIAALARQQRAVLAALREGVLAVDAGGLVTLSSDRAVTLLGGQSAPAPLATLWPELALLTAGGAARTQNLELALRGEPVLVNLEPLEGGGFVAGFRDRAEALALAEELTHARGFVDVLRAQTHEYQNRLHVLSGLLQLGRGEEALRVLNAEIHADAQFRQLLRDVQVPRLVALLAGKRERAQELGIDFQITEGSHLGPHWERHADTLVSAVGNLTENAFEALAGQPGLVTVTIGEDPDGMQVEVEDSGPGVPPALHDTLFDRGASSKGEGRGYGLHGVHARVQGLGGSLRHTRRGPLTVFQLSLPQPLPHRPPEPAEVTA from the coding sequence ATGACCCGACGACGCCCCAACCTGCAGGGCCGACTGGTGCGCCTGCACCTGATCGTGCTGTGTGCCATGACCGCCCTGCTGGTCGGCGTGCAGACCGCGCAGCTGTACGGCGAGGCCCGCGAACGCCTGGGCGAGCGCGCCCTGACTGCCAGTCGCATCGTGGCGAAACTGCCCGTGGTCGTGCAGGGCACCGCGCGCGGCACGCAGGACGCCGCGCTGAACACCCAGGTGAACGTCCTGCGCGAGGAGGCGGGCGCGGACTTCATCGTGGTCGGCAACGCGCGCGGCATCCGCCTGGCGCACCCCGTTCCCGAGCGGCTGGGCAAACCCATGGAGGGCGGCGACAACGCCCAGCCGCTCGCCGGGCAGGAGGTCGTGTCGGTCGCGCGCGGCAGCCTGGGCCTGAGCGTGCGCGGCAAGGTCCCGGTCTGGGCAGGCGGCGTGCCCGGCAGCCGCGTGGTGGGCGTGGTCAGCACCGGGTACCTCATGCCGCAGGTGTGGCATCTGGTTGGCAGCGCCCTGATCAGCCTGCTGCCGTGGTTCGTGCTCGCGCTGGGCCTGGGCACGGTGGGCGCGGTGTGGGCCGCCCGGCGCCTGCGGGCCGAGATCCTGAACCTGGAACCCGAACAGATCGCCGCGCTGGCCCGCCAGCAGCGCGCCGTGCTGGCCGCCCTGCGCGAGGGCGTGCTGGCGGTCGATGCAGGCGGGCTGGTGACGCTCAGCAGCGACCGCGCCGTGACCCTGCTGGGCGGCCAGAGCGCCCCGGCGCCCCTGGCGACCCTCTGGCCGGAACTGGCCCTGCTGACCGCTGGTGGGGCGGCGCGTACCCAGAACCTGGAACTGGCCCTGCGGGGCGAGCCGGTCCTCGTGAACCTCGAACCGCTGGAGGGCGGCGGGTTCGTCGCGGGCTTCCGCGACCGCGCCGAGGCCCTGGCCCTGGCAGAGGAACTCACGCACGCGCGCGGCTTCGTGGACGTCCTGCGCGCCCAGACGCACGAGTACCAGAACCGCCTGCACGTCCTGTCCGGCCTGCTGCAGCTCGGGCGGGGCGAGGAGGCCCTGCGCGTCCTGAACGCCGAGATTCACGCCGACGCGCAGTTCCGGCAGCTGCTGCGCGACGTGCAGGTCCCCCGGCTGGTGGCGCTGCTGGCCGGAAAGCGCGAGCGGGCGCAGGAACTCGGCATCGACTTCCAGATCACCGAGGGCAGCCACCTTGGCCCCCACTGGGAACGCCACGCCGACACCCTGGTCAGCGCCGTGGGGAACCTCACCGAGAACGCCTTCGAGGCGCTCGCCGGGCAGCCCGGGCTGGTCACCGTCACCATCGGCGAGGACCCGGACGGCATGCAGGTCGAGGTGGAGGACAGCGGCCCCGGCGTGCCCCCGGCCCTGCACGACACCCTCTTCGACCGGGGGGCGAGCAGCAAGGGCGAGGGCCGCGGCTACGGCCTGCACGGCGTCCACGCGCGCGTGCAGGGCCTGGGCGGCAGCCTGCGCCACACCCGGCGCGGCCCGCTGACCGTCTTCCAGCTGAGCCTCCCGCAGCCCCTCCCACACCGCCCCCCCGAACCGGCCGAGGTGACCGCATGA
- a CDS encoding response regulator yields the protein MNARIRVLLVEDDLRVARVNRDLLERDPDVHVVGSAATCAQGDALAQALKPDLILLDVHLPDGSGLGLLRHWRAHGLTTDVALITAADDENSVRLALAHGAFDYLIKPFTGARLQDLLARHRTRRLPGPGAARLDQGRLDRLLGHGAAQPAALPRGIDPNTLDRVVQALQGAAQSVTAEEIGEQVGLSRVTAWRYLEHLVRSEQATLEHQYGNAGRPVKLYRARTP from the coding sequence ATGAACGCCCGAATCCGCGTGCTGCTCGTCGAGGACGACCTGCGCGTCGCCCGCGTCAACCGCGACCTGCTCGAACGCGACCCCGACGTGCACGTCGTCGGCAGCGCCGCCACCTGCGCCCAGGGCGACGCGCTGGCGCAGGCGCTGAAACCCGACCTGATCCTGCTGGACGTCCACCTGCCCGACGGCAGCGGCCTGGGCCTCCTGCGGCACTGGCGCGCGCACGGCCTGACCACCGACGTGGCCCTGATCACCGCCGCCGACGACGAGAACAGCGTCCGGCTGGCCCTCGCGCACGGCGCGTTCGACTACCTGATCAAACCGTTCACCGGCGCGCGGCTTCAGGACCTGCTCGCCCGGCACCGCACCCGCCGCCTGCCGGGACCCGGCGCGGCCCGCCTGGACCAGGGCCGCCTGGACCGCCTGCTCGGGCACGGCGCGGCGCAACCGGCCGCCCTGCCACGCGGCATCGACCCGAACACCCTGGACCGCGTCGTGCAGGCCCTCCAGGGCGCCGCGCAGTCCGTCACCGCCGAGGAGATCGGGGAGCAGGTCGGCCTGAGCCGCGTGACGGCGTGGCGGTACCTCGAACACCTCGTGCGCAGCGAGCAGGCCACGCTGGAACACCAGTACGGGAACGCCGGGCGCCCCGTGAAGCTCTACCGCGCCCGCACCCCCTGA